From Coffea arabica cultivar ET-39 chromosome 10e, Coffea Arabica ET-39 HiFi, whole genome shotgun sequence, one genomic window encodes:
- the LOC113712658 gene encoding 7-deoxyloganetin glucosyltransferase-like, protein MGSIALLEKKPHAVCIPAAAQGHINPMLKLAKLLHHNGFHITFVNTEFNHRRWLKSGGPDALNGLPDFQFKAIPDGLPPSDADATQDPAALCESVDRTCLGPFRELLAELNDTSSSKVPPVSCIVSDAITAFTLAAAEELCIPEVLFWTASACSYLGYFQYAKLMEKGIIPLKDASYLTNGYLDAVLDWIPGLEGIRLKDLPSFLRTTNPDDFMVKFGMQETQRARKASAIIINTYQQLEHGVLDALSSYLPPIYTIGPLHFLENHVHDNSLTDVQSNLWKEEPKCLEWLDSKDPNSVVYVNFGSIAVMTPEQLVEFAWGLANSKQNFLWILRPDLVSGSSAILPSEFLEETKERSMFAGWCAQEKVLSHPSVGGFLTHSGWNSTIESISYGVPMICWPCFADQQTNCWFCCTKWGIGMEIDNNVKRDEVERLVSELMAGEKGKEMKKKAMDWKKLAETAVTDSKLNLENLIHQVLLNPSI, encoded by the exons ATGGGTTCCATTGCTCTATTAGAGAAGAAGCCTCATGCAGTCTGCATACCAGCGGCCGCTCAAGGCCACATAAACCCCATGCTGAAGCTAGCCAAGCTCCTCCATCACAATGGTTTCCACATCACCTTTGTCAACACAGAATTCAACCACAGGCGCTGGCTTAAATCCGGAGGTCCTGATGCCCTCAACGGATTGCCTGATTTCCAATTTAAAGCCATTCCTGATGGACTTCCGCCTTCAGATGCCGATGCAACCCAAGATCCTGCAGCCCTTTGTGAATCTGTCGATAGAACTTGCTTAGGTCCCTTCAGGGAGCTACTTGCTGAACTCAACGATACATCTTCCTCGAAAGTACCCCCAGTTTCTTGCATAGTTTCTGATGCAATAACGGCCTTCACTCTTGCAGCTGCCGAAGAACTATGCATCCCTGAAGTTCTTTTTTGGACCGCCAGTGCATGTTCCTACTTGGGGTACTTCCAGTATGCCAAGCTTATGGAAAAGGGTATCATACCACTCAAAG ATGCCAGTTATTTAACAAATGGATATCTAGATGCTGTTCTAGATTGGATTCCAGGATTAGAGGGTATACGCTTGAAGGATCTTCCAAGCTTCTTACGAACCACGAATCCCGATGATTTTATGGTGAAATTCGGCATGCAAGAAACTCAGAGAGCTAGAAAGGCTTCTGCCATCATTATAAACACCTATCAACAACTCGAACATGGTGTATTAGATGCACTTTCATCTTATCTTCCTCCAATTTACACCATTGGACCACTACACTTCCTTGAGAATCATGTGCATGATAATTCTTTAACAGATGTTCAATCAAATCTCTGGAAGGAAGAGCCAAAATGTCTTGAATGGCTTGATTCCAAAGATCCAAACTCTGTGGTTTATGTCAACTTTGGAAGCATTGCTGTTATGACACCTGAGCAACTAGTCGAATTTGCATGGGGACTTGCTAATAGCAAACAAAACTTTTTGTGGATTTTAAGGCCAGATCTTGTCTCAGGCAGTTCAGCTATTCTGCCAAGTGAGTTTCTTGAAGAAACCAAAGAAAGAAGTATGTTTGCTGGCTGGTGCGCTCAAGAGAAAGTTCTCAGCCATCCTTCTGTTGGAGGATTCTTAACTCATAGTGGGTGGAATTCCACAATCGAGAGTATTAGTTATGGGGTGCCTATGATCTGCTGGCCATGTTTTGCTGATCAACAAACTAATTGCTGGTTTTGCTGCACTAAATGGGGTATTGGAATGGAGATAGACAATAATGTCAAGAGGGATGAAGTTGAAAGGCTTGTTAGCGAGTTAATGGCTGGAGAGAAAGGtaaggaaatgaagaaaaaagccATGGACTGGAAAAAATTGGCAGAAACGGCCGTGACAGATTCTAAATTGAATCTTGAGAATTTGATTCATCAAGTGCTTCTCAATCCAAGTATTTGA
- the LOC113712928 gene encoding 7-deoxyloganetin glucosyltransferase-like codes for MGSIALLEKKPHAVCIPAAAQGHINPMLKLAKLLHHNGFHITFVNTEFNHRRWLKSRGPDALNGLPDFQFKAIPDGLPPSDADATQDPAALCESVDRTCLGPFRELLAELNDTSSSKVPPVSCIVSDAITAFTLAAAEELSIPEVLFWTASACSYLGFFQYAKLMEKGIIPLKDASYLTNGYLDTVLDWIPELEGIRLKDLPSFLRTTNPDDFMVKFVLQETQRARKASAIIINTYQQLEHGVLDALSSFLPPIYTIGPLHFLDNHVHDKSLTDIQSNLWKEEPECLEWLDSKDPNSVVYVNFGSIAVLTPEQLVEFAWGLANSKQNFLWILRPDLVSGSSATLPSEFLEETKERSMFAGWCPQEKVLSHPAVGGFLTHSGWNSTIESISYGVPMICWPFFADQQTNCWFCCTKWGIGMEIDNNVKRDEVEGLVSELMAGERGKEMKKKAMDWKKLAETAVTDSNLNLENLIHQVLLNPSI; via the exons ATGGGTTCCATTGCTCTATTAGAGAAGAAGCCTCATGCAGTCTGCATACCAGCGGCCGCTCAAGGCCACATAAACCCCATGCTGAAGCTAGCCAAGCTCCTCCATCACAATGGTTTCCACATCACCTTTGTCAACACAGAATTCAACCACAGGCGCTGGCTTAAATCCAGAGGTCCTGATGCCCTCAACGGATTGCCTGATTTCCAATTTAAAGCCATTCCTGATGGACTTCCGCCTTCAGATGCCGATGCAACCCAAGATCCTGCAGCCCTTTGTGAATCTGTCGATAGAACTTGCTTAGGTCCCTTCAGGGAGCTACTTGCTGAACTCAACGATACATCTTCCTCGAAAGTACCCCCAGTTTCTTGCATAGTTTCTGATGCAATAACGGCCTTCACTCTTGCAGCTGCCGAAGAACTAAGCATCCCTGAAGTTCTTTTTTGGACCGCCAGTGCATGTTCCTACTTGGGGTTCTTCCAGTATGCCAAGCTTATGGAAAAGGGTATCATACCACTCAAAG ATGCCAGTTATTTGACAAATGGATATCTAGATACTGTTCTAGACTGGATTCCAGAATTAGAGGGTATACGCTTGAAGGATCTTCCAAGCTTCTTACGAACCACGAATCCCGATGATTTCATGGTGAAATTCGTCCTGCAAGAAACTCAGAGAGCTAGAAAGGCTTCTGCCATCATTATAAACACCTATCAACAACTCGAACATGGTGTATTAGATGCACTTTCATCTTTTCTTCCACCAATTTACACCATTGGACCACTACATTTCCTTGATAATCATGTGCATGATAAGTCTTTAACAGATATTCAATCAAATCTCTGGAAGGAAGAGCCAGAATGTCTTGAATGGCTTGATTCCAAAGATCCAAACTCTGTGGTTTATGTCAACTTTGGAAGCATTGCTGTTTTGACACCTGAGCAACTAGTCGAATTTGCTTGGGGACTTGCTAATAGCAAACAAAACTTTTTGTGGATTTTAAGGCCAGATCTTGTCTCAGGCAGTTCTGCTACTCTGCCAAGTGAGTTTCTTGAAGAAACCAAAGAAAGAAGCATGTTTGCAGGCTGGTGCCCTCAAGAGAAAGTTCTCAGCCATCCTGCTGTTGGAGGATTCTTAACTCATAGTGGGTGGAATTCCACAATCGAAAGTATCAGTTATGGGGTGCCTATGATCTGCTGGCCATTTTTTGCTGACCAACAAACTAATTGCTGGTTTTGCTGCACTAAATGGGGTATTGGAATGGAGATAGACAATAATGTCAAGAGGGATGAAGTTGAAGGCCTTGTTAGCGAGTTAATGGCTGGAGAGAGAGGtaaggaaatgaagaaaaaggccATGGACTGGAAAAAATTGGCAGAAACGGCCGTGACAGATTCTAACTTGAATCTTGAGAATTTGATTCATCAAGTGCTTCTCAATCCAAGTATTTGA